The Eubacterium sp. MSJ-33 genomic sequence CAATATGAAGAGCTTAAGAACAAAGCAAACAATCGAAAATAAAAATGTCCGGCATTTAAAATTTGAACGATATATTCTGACTTTGTGTTTTCTGCTTTTTATAGTTGTGGGCATAACCGGCTGCACAAAAGAGTATACCGCGGACGATATCAAATCATATGCCAAAGAAACCTTATCCATAAGAAGAGTTACTGTGGATAAAATCCCCCATGAATATAAAGATGAGGATGGATACACGGATATTTTATGGACTGTGAAAGATAAGAAAAACAACATTACATTCCATGTATTGGATAACACCTTTTATGGCGTGGAAAGCGTAACCAATATGCTGTTGGATGATTACGATGACTGCGTATTTGCCGCGTATGCAGATAAGCTTCCATCCAACATTTTATCCTATGAAATCACAGAAAATGACCAAACGCATCTGACAAATGCCGAAATCGTTGCTGATTATACAAACGAGACAGAACTTAACGCATGTCTTTGCGCTTTGCAGGATGTATATTCATTCTATGAAGAAAAAGGGTTTGATGATCTAGTTATTGGATATACATTACATTATCAACCAACGGAAAACAACATGGATGCGGAACCGGATACCGATGGAAAAGAATACACCGGTGTTCTTTCCGATATTCCAACTTTATCTGAATTCAAATAATGAATCCCTGAAAAGCGCAGTTTTTACTGCGCTTTTTGTTTACAATAAGACTGTTCCCCTCCTGTTTGGAAGAATATCGAACATTTATTCGAAAAAGATATTGACAAGAGAACAGATGTTCTGTATAATTCAATCATCGAACAGATGTTCATCAGATAGAACAGACACAGGGAGGATATAGATATGAAACGTAAATTGATTTTTGTACTTAGTCTTGTACTTATTCTTTGTATATTATTTGGAGTTAATAGTAAAAAACAAAATGCGGAAGCTGCTACTTCGAATCAAAAATATTATAAATACATAACAATCGAAAAAGATGATACACTCTGGACAATTGCAGAGGAGTATTGTTCGGAAGAATACGATAGTTACCGTGAATACGTAGATGAAGTAAAATTTATCAACAATCTGGAGGACGATACGATTTATTATGGTGGGCAATTAGTAATTCCTTACTACGCACCATCATTATAAATAAATTCCATACCATACCTTATTGGAAGCCGGAATTTAATTTCCGGCTTTTTTCAACAATTTTTTCCCGCTGTATCGGTTGAAAGTTAAGTTGATTTCTTATATAATAATTTAATTGTGGGATTGGAACACACCTCCCACAAATTATATAAGAAAGAGGAAATACAAATGAACAGCGTGTCAATTCCAACGATGGAGCCGGATAGACAATACTATTTTATGAACCAGTGCAAAACACTTGTGCTTGAAAAAAAGGCAGCATTGAATCGACCACTTACCTACAACATCCAGACCTTTGGATGTCAGATGAATTCACACGATTCTGAAAAATTAAAAGGAATCATGGATGAAATCGGGTACGAAGAAGTCGATGACGAGAATGCTGACTTTGTAATCTTTAATACATGCACGATTCGTGAGAATGCGAATCAGAAATTATACGGACATCTCGGCCACGTCAAGACATTAAAGAACAAAAACAAAGACATGATCGTGTGTCTGTGTGGCTGCATGATGCAGGAGCCACATGTCATCGAGACATTGAAACAGAAGTATAAATTCGTAAATATTATCTTTGGAACACATAACATCTACAAATTAGCAGAGCTTATTTACAGCTATTTAGAAACAGGCAAGCAGACAATCGAAGTCTTAGATGAGACAAAACAGACCGTCGAACAGCTTCCTAGAAAGCGGAAATATACATTTAAGTCCGGCGTCAATATCATGTACGGATGCAACAATTTCTGTACATACTGTATCGTGCCATATGTACGCGGACGCGAGCAGAGCCGTAAGAAAGAAGAAGTTCTGGCAGAAGTAGAAGCACTTGCCAAGCAGGGAATTACCGAAGTTATGCTGCTCGGTCAGAATGTAAATTCCTATGGCAATATCTATGAATACAAGGATGGGAAGATTGTCGAAGTGGACGAGAAAGACCGCGTGACATTCCCACAGTTACTTACGGAAGTGTGTAAGATTGATGGCATCGAGCGTGTGCGCTTCATGACCAGCCACCCGAAGGATCTGTCCGATGAGCTAATCGAGGTAATGGCGAAAGAGCCGAAGATCTGCAAGCATCTGCATCTGCCTGTGCAATCAGGATCTACGAACATATTAACACGCATGAACCGACGCTATACGAAGGAACAGTACCTTGCATTAGTTGACCGGATTCGTGCCAAGATGCCGAACATCTCCCTGACAACCGATATCATCGTCGGCTTCCCGGGCGAGACAGAAGAAGATTTTGAGGATACACTGGATATTATCCGGAAAGTAAAATACGATCAGGCGTTTACATTTATCTACTCCAAGCGTACCGGAACACCGGCAGCAACAATGGATAACCAGGTGCCGGAGGATGTCATCAAAGAACGTTTTAACCGTCTTTTGACATTGGTAAATCAAGTATCAAACGGTCAGATCCGCCGATTTAACGGGCAGGTAAAGCCGGTGCTTGTGGAAGAACTGAATACTCACGATGCATCGCTTGTGACCGGACGGACAGAAGAGAATGTAACGGTACATTTCCCGGG encodes the following:
- the yneA gene encoding cell division suppressor protein YneA, translating into MKRKLIFVLSLVLILCILFGVNSKKQNAEAATSNQKYYKYITIEKDDTLWTIAEEYCSEEYDSYREYVDEVKFINNLEDDTIYYGGQLVIPYYAPSL
- the miaB gene encoding tRNA (N6-isopentenyl adenosine(37)-C2)-methylthiotransferase MiaB, yielding MNSVSIPTMEPDRQYYFMNQCKTLVLEKKAALNRPLTYNIQTFGCQMNSHDSEKLKGIMDEIGYEEVDDENADFVIFNTCTIRENANQKLYGHLGHVKTLKNKNKDMIVCLCGCMMQEPHVIETLKQKYKFVNIIFGTHNIYKLAELIYSYLETGKQTIEVLDETKQTVEQLPRKRKYTFKSGVNIMYGCNNFCTYCIVPYVRGREQSRKKEEVLAEVEALAKQGITEVMLLGQNVNSYGNIYEYKDGKIVEVDEKDRVTFPQLLTEVCKIDGIERVRFMTSHPKDLSDELIEVMAKEPKICKHLHLPVQSGSTNILTRMNRRYTKEQYLALVDRIRAKMPNISLTTDIIVGFPGETEEDFEDTLDIIRKVKYDQAFTFIYSKRTGTPAATMDNQVPEDVIKERFNRLLTLVNQVSNGQIRRFNGQVKPVLVEELNTHDASLVTGRTEENVTVHFPGTADMIGTTVDVKLTDCKGFYFMGERIG